In the genome of Segatella copri, one region contains:
- a CDS encoding thiamine phosphate synthase — translation MAKIPLDSFQLQFISHQNEKMTYLDGIHEAITGLCRWVQLRMKDASDNEVRPIAYKVKEWCKIMNVTFIIDDRVELVKEVGADGVHLGKNDMPIAEARKILGDDFIIGGTANTFEDIKAHYEAGADYIGCGPFRFTTTKEKLSPILGLEGYREIIQKMKAENIDIPIVAIGGITKEDIPEIMKTGVNGIALSGCILNAKDPASETHDIMEMMREFR, via the coding sequence ATGGCAAAAATACCTTTAGACAGTTTTCAACTGCAGTTCATCTCTCACCAGAATGAGAAGATGACTTACCTGGATGGCATCCACGAGGCGATAACGGGACTCTGCAGATGGGTCCAGCTCCGCATGAAGGATGCCTCTGATAATGAAGTGCGCCCCATCGCCTACAAGGTCAAGGAATGGTGCAAGATCATGAATGTTACCTTCATCATCGACGACCGTGTGGAACTGGTGAAAGAGGTGGGTGCCGACGGCGTGCATCTGGGCAAGAACGATATGCCGATTGCCGAAGCCCGCAAGATTCTGGGCGACGACTTCATCATCGGTGGTACGGCAAATACCTTCGAGGATATAAAGGCTCACTATGAGGCTGGTGCCGATTACATCGGTTGCGGTCCGTTCCGCTTCACCACCACCAAGGAGAAGCTCTCTCCTATCCTCGGTCTTGAAGGATACCGAGAAATCATCCAGAAGATGAAGGCAGAAAATATCGATATCCCAATCGTTGCCATCGGTGGCATCACCAAGGAGGATATCCCCGAAATCATGAAGACGGGAGTTAACGGCATCGCCCTCAGCGGCTGCATCCTCAACGCCAAGGATCCGGCATCAGAAACCCATGACATCATGGAAATGATGAGGGAATTCAGATAA
- the thiS gene encoding sulfur carrier protein ThiS — translation MKVMINNKETETQAKTVKELAQELDLPATGCAVAISNEMVPRDEWENRLIQEGADIVIVKAFCGG, via the coding sequence ATGAAAGTAATGATCAACAACAAAGAGACAGAGACTCAGGCAAAGACCGTAAAGGAACTTGCACAGGAGCTCGACCTTCCAGCCACAGGCTGCGCTGTAGCCATCAGCAACGAGATGGTGCCACGTGATGAATGGGAAAACCGTCTTATCCAGGAGGGTGCCGACATCGTGATCGTCAAGGCATTCTGCGGAGGATAA
- a CDS encoding glycosyl transferase family 2 translates to MMTISLTTIIAGAVVVLLAILGSLINPFLRSLRFPEIEEADVDSKGVTEDGSSNESKSSEVESGANVPVSVLITAHDNLPELERNLPMFLNQKHAADYQVIVVCQSTDGETQDYLKRMAAENPHLYYTYIPESSRYMSRKKLQITLGVKAAKYEWIILTEPTCKPENDKWLTTMARNCQDPNHLVLGYVSLDNETKSVRRFDSIRKAFYLLRRAQHSYGYRSHMPNVAFRKSDFMREQGYQGNLEYVRGEYDFLVNKYAAFGDTAVELDCDAWLTRDEPTNKAWHNAHLYHQASLKSLERAASMRTLMFFDHLMPHLSLLASIAVLAYAIFMQNWILTGIAGFALLLLFILRMIIANKAIKHFDDDIAIFKLPFLEYGIIWRNLANKMRYWRADKNDFTSHKL, encoded by the coding sequence ATGATGACAATTAGTTTAACTACTATCATAGCAGGCGCAGTGGTGGTTTTATTGGCAATCCTCGGATCGCTGATAAATCCATTTCTGCGCTCGTTGCGCTTTCCGGAGATAGAGGAAGCAGATGTTGATTCTAAGGGAGTTACAGAAGATGGTTCAAGCAATGAATCAAAATCATCCGAAGTAGAAAGCGGTGCGAATGTTCCCGTTTCCGTATTGATTACTGCCCACGACAACCTTCCGGAACTGGAGCGTAACCTTCCGATGTTCCTGAACCAGAAGCATGCCGCCGATTACCAGGTAATCGTGGTTTGCCAGAGCACGGATGGCGAGACGCAGGACTATCTGAAGCGCATGGCTGCCGAGAACCCTCACCTATACTATACGTATATCCCTGAGAGTTCCCGCTACATGAGCCGCAAGAAGCTGCAGATTACGCTGGGCGTAAAGGCGGCTAAGTATGAGTGGATTATCCTCACCGAGCCTACCTGCAAGCCGGAGAACGACAAGTGGCTGACCACCATGGCACGCAACTGCCAGGACCCTAACCATCTGGTTCTGGGATACGTAAGTCTGGACAACGAGACCAAGAGCGTTCGCCGCTTCGACAGCATCCGCAAGGCATTCTATCTGCTTCGCCGTGCCCAGCACAGTTATGGCTATCGCAGTCACATGCCCAACGTGGCGTTCCGCAAGAGCGACTTCATGCGCGAACAGGGCTACCAGGGCAACCTGGAGTATGTGCGTGGCGAATACGACTTCCTGGTAAACAAGTATGCCGCATTCGGCGATACAGCCGTAGAATTGGATTGCGATGCCTGGCTCACCCGTGATGAGCCAACCAACAAGGCTTGGCACAATGCCCACCTCTATCACCAGGCATCCCTGAAGAGTCTGGAGCGTGCTGCCAGCATGCGCACCCTGATGTTCTTCGACCATCTGATGCCTCATCTCAGTCTGCTGGCATCGATTGCCGTATTGGCATACGCCATCTTCATGCAGAATTGGATTCTGACTGGCATCGCAGGTTTCGCCCTGCTGCTGCTCTTCATCCTCCGCATGATCATCGCCAACAAGGCCATCAAGCACTTTGACGACGACATTGCCATCTTCAAGTTGCCATTCCTGGAGTATGGCATCATCTGGCGCAATCTCGCCAACAAGATGAGATACTGGCGAGCAGACAAGAATGACTTTACAAGTCATAAGTTATAA
- the lysA gene encoding diaminopimelate decarboxylase has protein sequence MKGTFPIDKFQEIQTPFYYYDTNVLRQTLKAINQEADKHEGFEVHYAVKANANPKVLNIICQAGLGADCVSGGEIQAAINAGFPANKIVYAGVGKSDWEINLGLDKDIFCFNVESIPELEIINELAEKKNKIAQVCFRINPDVGAHTHANITTGLAENKFGIAMRDMESVIEEAAKMKNIKFLGLHFHIGSQILDMGDFEALCNRINELQNQLEAHHIVVKNINVGGGLGIDYNHPNRVPIPDFKDYFDTYAKKLKLRDGQKLHFELGRAVVGQMGSLITKTLYIKQGTAKQFAIVDAGMTDLIRPALYQAYHKIENISSDEPVETYDVVGPICESSDVFAKAIDLNKTHRGDLIALRSAGAYGEIMASQYNCRQLPKGYITEDF, from the coding sequence ATGAAAGGAACATTTCCGATAGATAAGTTTCAGGAGATACAGACTCCGTTCTACTACTACGACACCAACGTGTTGCGCCAGACCTTGAAGGCCATCAACCAGGAGGCAGACAAGCACGAGGGCTTTGAGGTTCACTATGCCGTGAAGGCAAACGCCAACCCTAAGGTGCTCAACATCATCTGCCAGGCTGGTCTGGGTGCCGACTGTGTGAGCGGAGGAGAGATTCAGGCAGCCATCAACGCAGGTTTCCCTGCCAACAAGATTGTATATGCAGGCGTAGGCAAGAGTGATTGGGAAATCAATCTTGGATTGGACAAGGATATTTTCTGCTTCAACGTAGAAAGCATCCCTGAGCTGGAAATCATCAACGAACTTGCCGAGAAGAAGAACAAGATAGCCCAGGTGTGCTTCCGCATCAACCCGGATGTAGGTGCGCATACACATGCCAACATCACTACGGGCTTGGCAGAAAACAAGTTTGGTATCGCCATGCGCGACATGGAGAGCGTCATCGAGGAGGCTGCAAAAATGAAGAACATCAAGTTCCTGGGTCTCCATTTCCACATTGGCAGTCAGATACTTGACATGGGTGACTTCGAGGCTCTCTGCAACCGCATCAACGAGCTGCAGAACCAGCTGGAGGCTCATCACATCGTAGTAAAGAACATTAATGTAGGCGGTGGATTGGGTATCGATTACAACCATCCAAACCGTGTGCCTATCCCAGACTTCAAGGATTACTTCGATACATACGCCAAGAAACTGAAGCTGCGCGATGGCCAGAAGCTCCACTTCGAGCTGGGTCGTGCCGTGGTAGGTCAGATGGGTTCGCTCATCACCAAGACCCTCTATATCAAGCAGGGCACAGCCAAGCAGTTTGCCATCGTTGATGCGGGTATGACCGATCTGATTCGCCCTGCCCTCTATCAGGCATATCATAAGATAGAGAACATCTCTAGCGACGAACCTGTTGAGACATACGATGTGGTAGGTCCTATCTGCGAGTCGAGCGATGTATTCGCCAAGGCGATTGATTTGAACAAGACCCATCGTGGCGACCTCATCGCCCTCCGTTCAGCCGGAGCGTATGGTGAAATCATGGCGAGCCAGTACAACTGCCGCCAGTTGCCAAAGGGCTATATCACAGAAGACTTTTAA
- a CDS encoding aspartate kinase — MKVMKFGGTSVGSPERMKGVASLVTESGEPTFIVLSAMSGTTNSLVEISDYLYKKNPEGANEVINNLEKKYMQHVEELYSTEEMKQTTREFLQGEFNYLRSFTKDLFTSFEEKSIVAQGEMMSTNMVVNYLKEQGVKAVLLNALDFMRTDKNAEPDPQYIKEKLAAIMEQNEGYQIYITQGFICRNAYGEIDNLQRGGSDYTASLIGAALPADEIQIWTDIDGMHNNDPRVVEHTEAVRQLNFEEAAELAYFGAKILHPTCVQPAKYAGIPVRLKNTMDPKADGTIIDNVIVRGKIKAVAAKDNITAIKIKSSRMLLATGFLRKVFEIFESYQTPIDMIATSEVGVSMSIDNDAHLNDIVNELKKYGTVTVDSDMCIICVVGDLDWSNVGFETIATDAMKNIPVRMISYGGSNYNISFLIKEKDKKQALQNLSNVLFEK, encoded by the coding sequence ATGAAGGTAATGAAATTCGGAGGTACTTCTGTAGGCTCACCAGAGCGCATGAAGGGAGTAGCCTCTTTGGTTACAGAATCAGGTGAACCAACTTTCATCGTATTGTCTGCGATGAGCGGTACAACAAACTCTCTCGTTGAAATCTCTGACTATCTTTACAAGAAGAACCCAGAGGGCGCCAACGAGGTAATCAACAACTTGGAGAAGAAATACATGCAGCACGTGGAAGAGCTCTACTCTACCGAGGAGATGAAGCAGACCACACGCGAGTTCTTGCAGGGCGAGTTCAACTATCTCCGCTCTTTCACCAAAGACCTCTTCACTTCTTTCGAGGAGAAGAGCATCGTGGCTCAGGGCGAGATGATGAGCACCAACATGGTTGTAAACTACTTGAAGGAACAGGGCGTAAAGGCTGTATTGCTCAACGCTTTAGACTTCATGCGCACAGATAAGAACGCAGAGCCAGACCCACAGTATATCAAGGAGAAGTTGGCTGCCATCATGGAGCAGAACGAGGGCTACCAGATTTATATCACCCAGGGCTTCATCTGCCGCAACGCTTACGGCGAGATCGACAACCTGCAGCGTGGTGGTAGCGACTACACCGCATCTCTTATCGGTGCAGCCCTGCCAGCTGACGAGATTCAGATCTGGACCGACATCGACGGTATGCACAACAACGACCCTCGTGTCGTAGAGCACACTGAGGCAGTTCGCCAACTGAACTTCGAGGAGGCTGCCGAGTTGGCTTACTTCGGTGCCAAGATTCTCCACCCTACCTGTGTTCAGCCAGCCAAGTATGCCGGCATCCCAGTTCGCCTGAAGAACACCATGGATCCTAAGGCAGACGGTACCATCATCGACAATGTTATCGTACGTGGCAAGATCAAGGCAGTGGCTGCCAAGGACAACATCACAGCCATCAAGATCAAGAGTAGCCGCATGTTGCTCGCCACAGGTTTCCTGCGCAAGGTATTCGAGATTTTCGAGAGCTACCAGACTCCAATCGACATGATTGCAACATCTGAGGTAGGTGTGAGCATGAGTATCGATAACGACGCTCACCTCAACGACATCGTGAACGAGCTGAAGAAGTATGGTACAGTGACCGTAGATTCAGACATGTGTATCATCTGCGTGGTAGGTGACCTGGATTGGAGCAACGTAGGCTTCGAGACTATCGCTACCGATGCTATGAAGAACATCCCAGTGCGCATGATTTCTTACGGTGGTTCCAACTACAACATCTCATTCCTCATCAAGGAGAAGGATAAGAAGCAGGCATTGCAGAACTTGAGCAACGTATTGTTCGAGAAGTAA
- a CDS encoding cell division ATP-binding protein FtsE, with protein sequence MLIDYQNVSIYQAEKCVLKSVNFHVDEGEFAYLIGKVGSGKSSLLKTLYCELDLVEGETDKAEILGRDLKTIRRKDIPALRKEMGIIFQDFQLLHDRTVRKNFEFVLKATGWKNKKDRDKRIEEVLNEVGMIEKIDKMPHELSGGEQQRVAIARALLNNPKIIIADEPTGNLDPETASNIVSLLKDITKQGTAVVMTTHNIPMLDKFPGIVYRCKDGVLHDVTNEYNRIDLTEDGEEN encoded by the coding sequence ATGTTAATAGATTATCAAAACGTCAGCATATACCAGGCTGAGAAATGCGTACTCAAGAGCGTCAACTTCCATGTAGACGAAGGCGAGTTCGCCTATCTCATCGGTAAGGTGGGCTCAGGAAAGAGCTCACTCCTGAAAACCCTCTACTGCGAGCTCGACCTCGTGGAGGGCGAGACCGACAAGGCAGAAATCCTGGGCAGAGACCTGAAGACCATCCGCCGCAAGGACATTCCAGCCCTGCGAAAGGAAATGGGCATCATCTTCCAGGACTTCCAGTTGCTCCACGACCGCACCGTGCGCAAGAACTTCGAGTTCGTGCTCAAGGCCACCGGATGGAAAAACAAGAAGGATAGAGACAAACGCATCGAAGAGGTGCTCAACGAGGTGGGCATGATTGAGAAAATCGACAAGATGCCTCACGAGCTCTCCGGCGGAGAACAGCAGCGTGTGGCCATCGCCCGTGCCCTGCTCAACAACCCGAAAATCATCATCGCCGATGAGCCAACGGGAAATCTCGACCCCGAAACTGCCAGCAATATCGTGAGCCTCCTGAAGGATATCACCAAGCAAGGCACAGCTGTTGTGATGACAACCCATAACATCCCAATGCTCGACAAGTTCCCGGGCATCGTATATCGCTGCAAGGACGGCGTGCTCCACGACGTGACCAACGAGTACAACCGCATCGACCTTACGGAAGATGGCGAGGAGAATTAA
- the hisIE gene encoding bifunctional phosphoribosyl-AMP cyclohydrolase/phosphoribosyl-ATP diphosphatase HisIE — MEIDFEKMGGLVPAIIQDAVTKNVLMLGFMNREAYDKTIETKKVTFWSRSRNCLWTKGETSGNFLNLVSIQIDCDNDTFLVKVHPDGPTCHKGTDTCWAEENTLNPILFLSELQDFINKRHEEMPEGSYTTSLFKKGVNKMAQKVGEEAIETVIEATNGTDDKLIYESSDLLYHLIVLLTSKGLRIEDVVKELQMRHDPEWDKKRRVAKSKGEMK, encoded by the coding sequence ATGGAAATAGATTTTGAAAAAATGGGCGGACTTGTTCCAGCCATCATCCAGGATGCCGTAACCAAGAACGTCCTGATGCTGGGCTTCATGAACAGGGAAGCATACGATAAGACCATCGAAACCAAGAAGGTTACCTTCTGGAGCCGTTCCCGCAACTGTCTTTGGACCAAGGGCGAGACATCGGGCAACTTCCTCAACCTAGTCAGCATCCAGATTGACTGCGACAACGACACCTTCCTGGTAAAGGTTCATCCAGACGGTCCTACCTGCCACAAGGGCACCGACACCTGCTGGGCAGAGGAGAACACCCTGAACCCAATCCTCTTCCTCTCGGAACTGCAGGACTTCATCAACAAGCGCCACGAGGAGATGCCTGAGGGCAGCTACACCACCAGCCTGTTTAAGAAAGGCGTGAACAAAATGGCGCAAAAGGTTGGAGAAGAAGCCATTGAGACCGTCATTGAAGCCACCAACGGCACCGACGACAAACTCATCTACGAGAGTTCCGACCTGCTCTACCACCTCATCGTGCTGCTCACCAGCAAGGGTCTGCGAATCGAGGATGTAGTAAAGGAGCTGCAAATGCGACACGACCCGGAATGGGATAAGAAGCGCCGCGTAGCAAAGAGCAAGGGTGAAATGAAATAA
- the hisF gene encoding imidazole glycerol phosphate synthase subunit HisF, whose protein sequence is MVKVQSKSKGLAKRIVPCLDVKNGETVKGTNFVNLRSAGDPVELGKAYSDAGADELVFLDITASFEERKTFTDMVTRVAAEINIPFTVGGGINELKDVERLLNAGADKVSINSAAIRHPELINEIANHYGSQVCVCAIDARLDPDGWHCYVKGGRERVELGLFDWAKEVADRGAGEILFTSMDHDGVKQGFANEALARLAEEVSIPIIASGGAGKMEHFRDAFTLGKADAALAASVFHFGEIAIPDLKKYLRSEGINVRL, encoded by the coding sequence ATGGTCAAAGTTCAAAGTAAAAGCAAAGGCTTGGCAAAGCGAATCGTTCCTTGTCTCGACGTGAAGAACGGAGAAACCGTGAAGGGAACGAACTTCGTGAACCTGAGAAGTGCAGGCGACCCGGTGGAACTGGGAAAGGCCTATAGCGATGCAGGTGCCGACGAACTCGTGTTCCTCGACATCACCGCCAGCTTCGAAGAGCGCAAGACCTTTACAGACATGGTAACTCGCGTGGCTGCCGAAATCAATATCCCATTCACCGTGGGCGGCGGCATCAACGAGCTGAAGGACGTGGAACGACTCCTCAATGCAGGAGCCGACAAGGTAAGCATCAACAGTGCTGCCATCCGACATCCCGAACTCATCAACGAGATTGCCAACCATTACGGTTCGCAGGTCTGTGTATGCGCCATTGATGCCCGCCTCGACCCAGACGGCTGGCATTGCTACGTAAAAGGCGGAAGAGAGAGAGTAGAACTGGGCTTGTTCGACTGGGCTAAGGAAGTGGCCGACCGCGGTGCGGGTGAGATTCTCTTCACCAGTATGGATCACGACGGTGTAAAACAGGGATTCGCCAACGAAGCCCTCGCCCGTCTTGCCGAAGAAGTAAGTATTCCGATCATCGCTTCGGGTGGTGCCGGCAAGATGGAGCATTTCCGTGATGCCTTCACCCTGGGAAAGGCAGATGCAGCCCTTGCTGCCAGCGTCTTCCACTTCGGAGAAATCGCCATACCTGACCTGAAAAAATACCTCCGCAGCGAAGGTATCAACGTCAGACTGTAA
- the hisA gene encoding 1-(5-phosphoribosyl)-5-[(5-phosphoribosylamino)methylideneamino]imidazole-4-carboxamide isomerase encodes MIELIPAIDLINGQCVRLTKGDYDQKKVYNDNPAEVAKHFEQLGFKRLHVVDLDGAKSKHIVNDAVLKSITTETNLVVDFGGGIKTEEDIEKAFAAGASMVTVGSIAVTNPDLFMEWMDKYGADKLILGADVRNGKISINGWKEDSSEDLLPFLKKYIDKGVRYVLCTEISKDGTLQGPAIDLYKEVMAAYPQLHLIASGGVSCNEDIEALQAAGIPAVVFGKAFYEGKIDADKLVKS; translated from the coding sequence ATGATAGAATTAATTCCTGCCATCGACTTGATTAACGGTCAGTGCGTGCGCCTGACCAAAGGCGATTACGACCAGAAGAAGGTCTATAACGACAACCCGGCAGAAGTGGCAAAACACTTTGAGCAGCTGGGATTTAAGCGACTCCACGTAGTGGATCTGGATGGAGCCAAGTCGAAGCATATCGTAAACGATGCGGTGTTGAAATCCATCACCACGGAGACGAATCTCGTGGTAGATTTCGGAGGCGGCATCAAGACCGAGGAAGACATAGAGAAGGCTTTCGCCGCTGGTGCCAGTATGGTAACCGTGGGCAGCATCGCCGTCACCAATCCCGACCTCTTCATGGAGTGGATGGATAAGTATGGTGCCGACAAGCTCATTCTGGGAGCCGACGTAAGAAACGGCAAGATTTCTATCAACGGCTGGAAAGAGGATTCATCAGAAGACCTCCTTCCGTTCCTCAAGAAATACATCGACAAGGGTGTGCGCTACGTGCTCTGCACGGAAATCAGCAAAGACGGCACCCTGCAAGGTCCTGCCATCGACCTGTATAAAGAGGTAATGGCAGCCTATCCTCAGCTCCACCTCATCGCCTCGGGCGGCGTAAGCTGCAACGAGGACATCGAGGCCCTGCAAGCCGCCGGCATCCCAGCCGTAGTCTTCGGCAAGGCATTCTACGAGGGGAAAATCGACGCTGACAAGCTAGTTAAAAGTTAA
- the hisH gene encoding imidazole glycerol phosphate synthase subunit HisH produces MDVAIVKYNAGNIYSVVNAMKRLGIEPVLTDDAEMLQKADRVLFPGQGQAREAMEYLKDHQLDQVIKNLKQPVLGICVGQQLLCRHSEEGDVDCIGIFDVDVKRFQPQKHEDKVPAMGWNEIYDLKTELYRGFGNRIDAEDANMAEALQHPYSYFVHSYYVPLCEETIAKADYILPYSASLHKDNFYTCQFHPEKSGKVGEQILKNFLEI; encoded by the coding sequence ATGGATGTAGCAATCGTAAAATACAATGCCGGGAATATCTATTCCGTGGTCAACGCCATGAAGCGTCTGGGCATCGAGCCTGTGCTCACCGATGATGCCGAAATGCTCCAGAAGGCAGACCGTGTGCTGTTTCCAGGACAAGGTCAGGCAAGGGAAGCCATGGAGTACCTCAAGGATCACCAGTTGGACCAGGTAATCAAGAATCTCAAGCAGCCCGTCCTGGGCATCTGCGTGGGACAGCAACTCCTGTGCCGACATTCGGAAGAGGGAGATGTAGACTGCATCGGCATCTTCGATGTGGATGTCAAGCGATTCCAGCCACAGAAGCACGAAGACAAAGTGCCGGCAATGGGATGGAACGAAATCTATGATTTGAAGACGGAGCTTTACAGAGGATTCGGGAACAGAATCGATGCAGAAGATGCAAACATGGCAGAAGCCCTGCAACATCCCTACTCCTATTTCGTCCATAGCTACTACGTGCCGCTCTGCGAGGAGACCATCGCCAAGGCTGATTATATCCTCCCCTACAGCGCATCGCTCCACAAGGACAACTTCTATACCTGCCAGTTCCACCCGGAAAAGAGTGGCAAGGTGGGAGAACAGATTTTAAAGAACTTCCTTGAAATATAG
- a CDS encoding FHA domain-containing protein — protein MKRVRCPKCDNFITFDETKYEAGQSLVFVCPNCNKQFGIRMGVSKLRETRKEEKIDEQANEHGVGSIVVIENVFAYKQVIPLQMGDNVIGRYMKNSGINCPIETVDPSVDMNHCVINVSRDKKGRLKYVLRDGPSYTGTFVDNEILGDRERRVIEDGTLFTIGATSIILRTADSEEE, from the coding sequence ATGAAAAGAGTACGTTGCCCGAAATGCGATAATTTCATCACGTTCGACGAGACCAAGTATGAGGCAGGACAGAGCCTCGTCTTCGTTTGTCCTAACTGCAACAAGCAATTTGGCATCCGAATGGGTGTTTCCAAGCTTCGCGAAACCCGTAAGGAGGAAAAAATCGACGAACAGGCCAATGAGCATGGCGTGGGTTCCATCGTGGTTATCGAGAACGTGTTTGCCTACAAGCAGGTGATTCCTTTGCAGATGGGCGACAACGTGATTGGCAGATACATGAAGAACAGCGGCATCAACTGCCCTATCGAGACCGTTGACCCAAGCGTGGACATGAACCACTGCGTCATCAACGTGAGCCGTGACAAGAAAGGCCGACTGAAGTATGTGCTCCGCGACGGACCAAGCTACACCGGAACCTTCGTGGATAACGAAATTCTGGGCGACCGAGAGCGCCGCGTCATCGAAGACGGCACACTCTTCACCATCGGAGCTACCAGCATCATCCTCCGCACCGCCGACAGCGAGGAGGAATAA
- a CDS encoding SPOR domain-containing protein: MIEINRHIEILLLSNDCVIVPGFGGFMAHHVDARYDGTDNMFLPPLRTVGFNPQLTMNDSLLVLSYVETYDMSYPEALRRIEDEVAEIRQTLENEGKYEVDNVGILSLNEDGNIEFEPHEAGILTPDFYGLGGFDMMPVAQLTAGEEANANKAATSKTAAPTTESKPNANLVEMPVKPMQKEKEAAVNNSVFINDDEEEETSAEFISIRKSWLRNLAAACIAIIAFFTISTPLGAPTMQKSQIDTGMLNRIMPKEIDQMKKAKELVINGDGTKLMETSENAAQNTENAAQSAGSSSQIAGNAAQNAGNTAQNANQDAELSLPSTYYSIVLASRVTKHNAANYAERLQGKGFKQARVLITENNVKVIYGTYNSESEAHAALKNLRDNEAFADGWITKVKE, encoded by the coding sequence GTGATAGAAATAAACAGACATATTGAGATTCTGCTCTTGAGCAACGACTGCGTGATTGTGCCAGGCTTCGGCGGCTTCATGGCTCATCATGTAGATGCAAGATACGATGGCACCGACAACATGTTCCTGCCACCGCTTCGCACCGTGGGCTTCAATCCGCAGCTCACAATGAACGACTCGTTGCTTGTACTTTCGTATGTGGAGACCTACGACATGAGCTACCCAGAAGCTTTGCGACGCATTGAAGATGAGGTGGCTGAGATTCGCCAGACCCTTGAAAACGAGGGAAAGTATGAGGTGGACAACGTGGGAATCCTTTCGCTCAATGAGGATGGAAACATCGAGTTTGAGCCACACGAGGCAGGAATCCTCACCCCTGATTTCTATGGATTGGGCGGATTTGACATGATGCCTGTGGCGCAGCTCACTGCTGGCGAAGAGGCGAATGCCAACAAGGCTGCAACAAGCAAGACGGCAGCTCCTACAACAGAAAGCAAACCAAATGCAAACCTTGTAGAGATGCCTGTCAAGCCAATGCAGAAAGAGAAAGAGGCAGCAGTCAACAACTCCGTGTTCATCAACGACGATGAGGAAGAGGAGACCAGCGCAGAATTCATCAGCATCAGAAAAAGCTGGCTCAGAAATCTGGCAGCTGCCTGCATCGCCATCATCGCCTTCTTCACCATCTCTACCCCATTGGGTGCTCCTACCATGCAGAAGAGCCAGATTGACACTGGCATGCTGAACCGCATCATGCCGAAGGAAATCGACCAGATGAAGAAAGCCAAGGAACTGGTAATCAATGGAGATGGAACCAAACTGATGGAGACATCTGAGAATGCTGCGCAGAATACAGAAAACGCTGCGCAATCTGCAGGAAGCTCTTCACAGATAGCAGGAAATGCTGCGCAGAATGCGGGAAATACAGCGCAAAATGCCAACCAGGACGCCGAGCTATCCCTCCCTTCCACTTACTACAGCATTGTTCTGGCTAGCCGTGTCACCAAGCACAACGCAGCCAACTATGCCGAGCGCCTGCAAGGCAAGGGATTCAAGCAAGCCCGTGTGCTCATCACCGAAAACAACGTCAAGGTGATTTACGGCACATACAACTCTGAAAGCGAGGCTCACGCTGCCCTGAAGAACCTGAGAGACAACGAGGCTTTCGCTGATGGTTGGATTACAAAGGTTAAGGAATAG